A window of the Candidatus Bathyarchaeia archaeon genome harbors these coding sequences:
- a CDS encoding chromosome segregation SMC family protein, whose protein sequence is MPHLKKIELKGFKTFGKPVSILLERGFTTITGPNGSGKTNVMDAVLFALGELSSRRLRAENFGKLVFHGSPEAGLEKAKAAKVVMQFDNSDGRMPVDTATVTISREVYRNGQSVYRLNGRRISRANLVDTLSMVGISPSGHNVVVQGTITKMAEVAPPDRRRIIDDMVGIAQYDAEKAEAEDKLRQAEIQVKTATGRIDEVQKRVDDLERERNQLLRHSFIQNEVKKLEAMRISYDIGEAQTKIADLSKQTQDATSRVEKLKQMREEQRGQRHLIEKEWRKLSSESVEEGGTRVLEVQIQIGETKSKLTELKTKIGASSASLEGLKKVKENSLQQLQAINNELEENRKNVGLFKREYNRLSKEVVAKQTQHDLLVKETADLWASLGENSKRVREIEQRLDKLSQNLISLRSAFAESQTIMRMFSRRLEDFTTRKQRFASSLNELNKSLADLNQVQNEQKARLKSLQQTLERRISQKGAVEHEIADAGRIADSAREAVVEFATQRELAETVASQEMALRSIEEMGELGVIPGVLGRLRNLVKTERGTESTVEAAAAGWLDSIIVKDIETAFTCSETLRRLKLGRIKLIPLRELMDVKPVRQPRIDGVSGAASQFVRYSKQYEPAVTYVLGDTLVAKDGKAALTASKEGYRSVTVNGDLYEAGGALEGGYYREPIDFSALIPRENAIKSLEDAVMTLREHLTKRGTDVTGLQEEMNKTREETARLTEATVTLENEITRLKRNAKTTARNVRRIEWNIQAIRSRLEKKKTEIGVQKAQRDAITKEMQKLRGELAGLRRKVDPSHIQELEIIRGKLGDELVEKRQRLSGVESSLNTAQAKLNNVLKIGYTNAQIQIRKVEHQLTKIEEEVKVAIEEKITVENELKKLETAKEELTRSVLTAKKESSKFTDKIDDIDKQLQRLDSEYEHADRLLNQLQLNHQTLQLQLDQYKAKLYDYGYAEPLTIRLEQIEATQASLRLMRLELERLGAVNQLALVHYNEQIGRYKELSIRMNELEKEKQSIVAFMDEIELKKRHVFMEAFHKINDNFSKYFVKLTDGGEASLKLENPEEPFSGGIDMVVQFPGKPPILVSGASSGERSVAAVAFLFAIQDFMPAAFYLLDEVDAHLDAFHVAKLGELLVEESKRSQFIVITLKPEMANKAERVYGIYEHKGVSHVVSPTFKKEAA, encoded by the coding sequence ATGCCCCATCTGAAAAAGATCGAGCTCAAAGGTTTCAAAACCTTTGGTAAACCCGTTTCCATCCTATTAGAGAGAGGTTTCACAACCATAACAGGACCGAATGGAAGCGGCAAAACAAACGTAATGGACGCCGTTCTGTTTGCACTAGGGGAACTCAGTTCGCGCAGGCTGAGGGCTGAGAATTTTGGTAAACTTGTTTTTCACGGTTCGCCGGAAGCTGGTCTGGAGAAGGCGAAAGCCGCCAAAGTCGTCATGCAGTTTGACAATTCTGATGGTAGGATGCCTGTTGATACGGCTACGGTGACTATTTCACGTGAAGTCTACCGCAACGGACAGAGTGTGTATCGTCTAAACGGTAGACGGATCTCACGCGCCAACCTTGTGGATACATTGTCCATGGTGGGCATAAGTCCTTCTGGGCACAATGTTGTGGTTCAGGGTACGATAACAAAGATGGCTGAGGTAGCGCCTCCTGACCGACGGAGAATCATCGATGACATGGTTGGCATTGCACAATACGATGCTGAAAAAGCCGAGGCTGAAGACAAACTACGTCAAGCTGAGATACAGGTCAAAACTGCCACAGGCAGAATAGATGAAGTTCAAAAACGCGTCGATGATCTTGAAAGAGAACGCAACCAGCTCCTGCGCCACAGCTTCATACAAAACGAAGTCAAAAAACTTGAAGCCATGCGAATCAGCTACGACATAGGCGAGGCTCAGACCAAAATCGCCGATTTGTCGAAACAGACTCAAGACGCCACAAGCCGCGTCGAAAAGCTGAAACAAATGCGGGAGGAGCAGCGCGGACAGCGCCACTTGATTGAGAAGGAATGGAGAAAACTCAGCTCAGAATCAGTTGAGGAAGGCGGCACCCGAGTTCTTGAAGTTCAGATCCAAATCGGCGAAACAAAATCAAAACTGACGGAACTCAAAACAAAAATCGGCGCCAGCTCTGCAAGCCTTGAAGGGCTCAAGAAAGTCAAGGAGAACAGCCTACAACAACTCCAAGCAATCAACAACGAGTTAGAAGAAAACCGCAAAAATGTCGGGTTGTTCAAACGAGAATACAACCGTTTGAGTAAGGAAGTTGTTGCCAAACAAACTCAACACGACTTGTTAGTGAAGGAAACCGCTGATTTATGGGCAAGCTTGGGCGAAAACAGCAAACGTGTCAGAGAAATCGAACAACGCTTGGATAAACTCTCTCAGAACCTCATCTCGCTTAGAAGCGCCTTTGCTGAAAGCCAGACGATCATGCGAATGTTCTCACGTCGACTTGAGGATTTCACAACTCGCAAACAGAGGTTTGCATCCAGTCTCAATGAACTGAACAAATCCTTAGCTGACCTAAACCAAGTGCAAAACGAGCAGAAGGCCAGACTCAAATCATTGCAGCAGACGCTGGAACGCCGTATTTCACAGAAGGGAGCGGTTGAACACGAAATTGCTGACGCTGGGAGAATCGCAGACTCAGCGCGTGAAGCAGTTGTTGAATTCGCAACCCAACGTGAACTTGCGGAAACCGTTGCCAGCCAAGAAATGGCGCTTAGAAGCATTGAGGAGATGGGTGAACTCGGCGTAATCCCGGGCGTGCTTGGACGATTAAGAAACTTAGTAAAGACTGAAAGAGGCACTGAAAGCACGGTTGAAGCCGCAGCAGCTGGCTGGCTGGACTCGATCATAGTCAAAGACATCGAAACCGCGTTCACATGCTCGGAAACGCTCAGACGCCTCAAACTGGGCAGAATAAAACTGATACCGTTGCGAGAACTGATGGACGTTAAACCGGTTCGTCAACCACGAATCGACGGTGTAAGCGGTGCAGCCTCACAGTTTGTCAGGTATTCCAAGCAGTACGAGCCAGCGGTAACCTATGTTCTTGGCGACACTCTAGTTGCAAAGGATGGTAAAGCAGCACTAACCGCGAGTAAGGAAGGTTACAGAAGTGTAACTGTGAACGGCGATCTCTACGAGGCGGGCGGCGCGTTAGAAGGCGGATATTACCGCGAGCCAATCGACTTTTCAGCGCTTATCCCGCGAGAAAACGCCATAAAGAGCTTGGAAGACGCAGTCATGACCCTTCGTGAACACCTGACTAAAAGAGGCACCGATGTGACAGGGTTGCAGGAGGAGATGAATAAAACCAGAGAGGAAACTGCTCGTCTAACGGAAGCTACAGTCACGTTGGAAAACGAGATCACAAGACTGAAGAGAAACGCCAAGACCACTGCTCGCAACGTGCGTCGAATCGAGTGGAACATTCAGGCTATTCGAAGCCGACTTGAAAAGAAGAAAACTGAAATCGGCGTTCAAAAGGCTCAACGCGACGCCATAACCAAGGAAATGCAAAAACTTCGCGGCGAACTCGCTGGACTAAGACGCAAGGTTGACCCCTCACACATTCAAGAGCTAGAGATTATCCGCGGCAAACTAGGAGACGAACTCGTCGAAAAGAGACAGCGACTGAGCGGCGTAGAATCCTCACTGAACACTGCCCAAGCAAAGCTTAACAACGTTCTCAAAATCGGATACACCAACGCACAAATCCAGATTAGAAAGGTTGAACACCAGCTCACCAAAATTGAAGAAGAAGTCAAAGTAGCCATAGAAGAAAAAATAACCGTAGAAAATGAACTGAAGAAACTGGAAACCGCAAAAGAAGAGCTAACACGCTCGGTTTTGACTGCCAAGAAAGAGTCGAGTAAGTTCACTGACAAAATTGATGACATCGATAAGCAACTGCAGCGCCTGGACAGCGAATACGAGCATGCTGACCGCTTGCTCAATCAGCTTCAACTCAACCACCAAACCTTGCAGCTTCAACTGGATCAGTACAAAGCTAAGCTGTATGATTACGGGTACGCTGAGCCTCTGACCATTAGGCTTGAGCAGATAGAGGCAACTCAAGCCTCGTTGAGGCTGATGCGACTTGAACTGGAACGCTTAGGCGCAGTTAACCAGTTGGCTTTGGTGCACTATAACGAGCAGATTGGACGTTACAAAGAACTTTCAATTCGCATGAACGAGTTGGAAAAGGAGAAGCAGTCAATCGTTGCCTTCATGGATGAAATTGAACTCAAAAAACGTCACGTGTTCATGGAAGCCTTCCATAAAATCAACGACAACTTCAGCAAATATTTCGTCAAACTAACCGACGGCGGCGAAGCTTCCTTGAAGCTTGAGAACCCTGAAGAGCCTTTCTCCGGCGGCATCGACATGGTGGTCCAGTTTCCAGGCAAACCGCCTATACTGGTAAGCGGAGCCAGTAGCGGTGAAAGATCAGTTGCGGCTGTAGCGTTTCTCTTCGCCATCCAAGACTTCATGCCAGCGGCCTTCTACTTGCTCGACGAGGTTGACGCTCACTTGGACGCTTTTCACGTGGCTAAGCTGGGCGAGTTATTGGTTGAGGAGTCGAAGCGGTCACAGTTCATTGTCATAACGCTGAAACCCGAGATGGCGAACAAGGCTGAGCGCGTGTATGGCATTTATGAGCATAAGGGCGTGTCCCACGTTGTGTCGCCTACATTCAAGAAAGAGGCAGCCTAG
- a CDS encoding DUF2096 family protein: MRYDNIWKTLDSLIVEFRKRGETIPANVIEDLRAAKTLIQVLKADPTHQENVPSIELYLGNVESYLIFEAHQRISAEFAELWLQKLREARKATHIGEEEPFEPSSKFVSGAPKDQKWLRVQVSNETPKSEIKKIAAECGVSTKIQPDGYILVYGDENMIKSFIQKTAEKLQRRKAR, translated from the coding sequence ATGAGGTACGACAACATCTGGAAAACCTTGGATTCACTCATAGTTGAATTCAGAAAACGCGGAGAAACCATTCCCGCGAATGTCATAGAAGACCTGCGCGCAGCCAAAACCCTCATACAAGTCTTGAAAGCCGACCCAACTCACCAAGAAAACGTCCCATCTATTGAACTGTACTTAGGCAACGTCGAATCATACTTAATTTTCGAGGCTCACCAAAGAATCAGCGCTGAATTCGCCGAACTCTGGCTGCAGAAACTCCGCGAAGCCAGAAAAGCCACACACATAGGGGAAGAAGAACCGTTTGAACCATCGTCGAAATTCGTTTCAGGCGCCCCAAAAGATCAGAAGTGGCTCAGAGTTCAGGTTTCCAACGAGACACCCAAGAGCGAAATAAAGAAAATTGCCGCTGAATGCGGAGTATCAACCAAAATCCAGCCAGACGGATATATACTTGTGTACGGCGACGAAAACATGATCAAGTCGTTTATACAGAAAACTGCTGAAAAGCTTCAACGGAGAAAAGCTAGGTGA
- a CDS encoding MFS transporter, protein MNFAGAIPSTYYSLYVLGLGGTPFIIGIIDFVSFLALALVQFPGGYLADKHGRRGLIVTFTFGMALSNLVFAFALSWHFILLGFALSSLFLIYQPALAAILADSLPPEKRGIGFSVAMFVNNLASVASPAVAAVLFAQYGLIPSMRIAYVIVVGFYLVAAVLRIRLTETLQIRDKETTLASAVKEYPKAVKEGLNVWKTLPRSMFHLFLTNALSSFIFAMTFSYLIVYAKDILHIDEFSWALLMMWFTASMILTALPSGKLVDIIGRKRPLLASWILLGAYPLLFIWGNLPMLYVAFFFFGASNALFAAAYQALEADLVPRELRGKEVGCSQFITYTLMAIGGLAGGFLYEYVSPMLPFILSFLVTIPCTLMTFWLIDESKTRQT, encoded by the coding sequence ATGAACTTCGCGGGCGCCATCCCCTCCACCTACTACTCCCTGTATGTTCTTGGGCTTGGAGGCACACCCTTCATCATTGGAATAATAGATTTCGTCTCATTTCTCGCCTTGGCGCTGGTGCAATTTCCCGGTGGCTATTTGGCAGACAAGCACGGTCGACGAGGACTCATAGTAACCTTCACGTTTGGAATGGCTCTAAGCAACCTTGTCTTCGCGTTTGCCCTGTCATGGCACTTCATCTTACTGGGCTTTGCGCTGTCAAGCCTTTTTCTCATCTATCAACCAGCACTTGCAGCTATTCTCGCCGATTCGCTGCCTCCGGAAAAACGCGGCATTGGATTCTCAGTGGCAATGTTTGTCAATAACTTGGCATCGGTTGCTTCACCTGCGGTTGCCGCCGTTTTGTTTGCTCAATATGGACTAATACCGAGCATGCGAATAGCCTACGTAATAGTGGTTGGCTTCTACCTTGTCGCCGCAGTTCTCAGAATCAGGCTTACAGAGACCCTGCAAATCAGAGACAAAGAGACCACCCTAGCAAGCGCCGTTAAAGAATATCCCAAAGCCGTCAAAGAAGGCCTAAACGTGTGGAAAACCCTGCCGCGCTCAATGTTCCACCTCTTCCTCACAAATGCGTTGTCAAGCTTCATCTTCGCAATGACGTTCTCCTATCTGATAGTCTATGCCAAAGATATACTCCACATCGACGAGTTCAGCTGGGCCTTACTCATGATGTGGTTCACTGCCTCTATGATTCTGACAGCCTTGCCATCAGGCAAACTCGTCGACATTATTGGAAGAAAGAGACCCCTCCTAGCGTCATGGATACTCCTCGGTGCCTATCCACTGCTCTTTATATGGGGAAACCTGCCCATGCTTTATGTTGCCTTTTTCTTCTTCGGAGCTAGCAATGCTTTGTTTGCGGCTGCGTATCAAGCCTTAGAAGCTGATCTAGTGCCCAGAGAGCTTCGAGGAAAAGAGGTGGGATGCAGCCAATTCATAACGTATACACTCATGGCTATAGGCGGCTTAGCAGGAGGCTTCCTGTACGAGTATGTTTCTCCGATGTTGCCTTTCATACTCTCATTCCTAGTCACGATCCCATGCACGTTGATGACGTTCTGGCTCATCGACGAATCGAAAACTAGACAAACATGA